CATCAGTCTGCTGACGCTACCCAGACTGGCGATGGGTGAGCCTCGCAGCGCGTCCTCAGCTGTCTCGCCGGCCATGGCCAGCGGGCAGTCGAGCCGCAGAGCCAGCTTGCCGACCTGCCTGAGCAGCGGCATCTTCGGCGGGGCATTGGCATACAGGACCAGTGCGCGCGGCTGCAGTTTTTCGCAGACCAGTGCCAGCTCGTCCAGCGGCTGCCCTATTGCCAGTACGCTGACCGCCACCTGATCACAGGACAGCAGCAGCCCAGCGACCAGCAACTCCAACTCACGACAGTGTCCCGGTATCGCCGCGAGGACCACGCGATCTTCCGTCTGAGCCCGCCCCAGTTGCAGCCGTTGCAGCGCCCGCGCACGCAGGTAATTGTCGAAGAACAACCATTCGCTGGTCTGGCCGAACTCACTCTGGCACACCAGCATTTGCTGCCACAGCGGCAGCAGGATGTCCTGAAACACCACCGGCAATGGGTATGTCGAGAAGATCTGGCCGTATAGCTGATCGAGACGGGTCTCGTCGAAACGACTCACGGCATGCTGCACCTGCGCCTGCCACTCGCCCCACTCACTGGTCATCGCTTGGGCCTGTTCCAGAGGCCGTCCGGTCCTGCTTGTCTCACTGCGCGACAGAATGCTGCCGACTTTGCTGACCGCCACACCACGCTCGGTCCAGGCCAGAATCCTGCGCACCGCTTCGACATCGGCCATGGAATACAGACGATGGCCGCTATCGGTGCGGGTCGGCTGGATCAAGCCATAGCGACGTTCCCAGGCGCGCAGGGTAACCGGGTTGACACCGGTCAGCCGGGAAACCTCTCTGATCGGAAACAGCTCTTGCTGCTTGAACGACTCGGAGTAATGCAAGGTGGACGCACGGGCGCTTTCGGTCATGACACGGTCGGTTCAATAGAAAGGATTAGACATTGTAGCGCAGGGTGGTCGACCCGAGACCCCGCCGCGGCGATACGCCCCGCATCGGGCGCCATTCGATCAGGCGTGCAGGTGCCCGTTCGAGGCCGCTGCCGACCAGTGCAGCACCGCGCCGGAGCAGCATGCTGCAGGCACACCAGCGTTGCGCCACCGCCGGGGAACTGAACTAGAATGCCGGCGAAGACGGATACGAGACATCCCATGATCAATGCAAAACTGCTGCAGTTGGTGGTCGAGGCCTCCAATGACGGAATCGTGGTTGCCGAGCAGGAAGGCGACGACAACATCCTCATCTACGCCAACCCGGCGTTTCAGCGGCTCACCGGCTACGAAGTCGACGAGATTCTCTACCAGGATTGCCGTTTCCTGCAGGCCGACGACCGTAACCAGCCTGAGCTCGCCGCGATTCGCGAGGCGATTCGCGAAGGCAGGCCTTGCCGGCACACCATTCGCAATTACCGCAAGGACGGCACGGCCTTCTGGAACGAGCTGTCGATTACCCCCGTCTTCAACGAAGGCGACCAGCTCACCTACTACATCGGCATCCAGAAAGACGTCACCGCGACCGTCGAAGCTAAGCAGCGTGTGCGTGAACTGGAAGCCGAAGTCGCCGCCCTGCGTCAGCAGCTCGCCACTATCGGCGGTTGAGCGCCTGCCGTCCGGCGGTCGTTACGCCGCCCTTCAGTCTGCTTCGGCTTCGCCGATACCCAACACAGATGGTCACCGTTCGAGGCTGGCCTTTTTGCACTTGAGAACGTGGCTCGTACATTGCTGGTGTACGGACGTACCAAAATGCGAATAATAGCCATCTGCCATCAAGTTATCGCCATGCTCTACGGCGGCTACACCGGGATCCGTTGATTTGACTTCTTACGCCTTCGTCGAAAACGCCACGGTGCTGCTCGCGCTCTGCTGGTTGCTGTCCTTCACGGCGCGCCATTGGGGGCAGAAGCGCCAACTGCCAGAGCAGCTTATCGCTGGCCTGTGGTTCGGCGGCGCCTGCATCACCGGCATGCTCATGCCCATCGCTGTACAGTCGGGCATCATCTTCGATGCGCGCACTGTAGTGCTGAGCATGGCCGCGCTGTTCGGAGGGCCGCTCGTGGCCGGAATCGCCGGGCTGTTGGCGGGCGCTTATCGGGTATGGCTCGGCGGTTCCGGGGTCTGGGTCGGGCTGATTAACGTGCTGCTGCCCATCGGGCTGGGGCTCGGCTACCGCTACTTCTATCGCCGTGAGCGAATAGCGGTTGGCTTCTGGCAGTTGCTGGCGTTCGGTCTGTTGCTGCATGCCGGGGTGGTGGCCTCGCTCTTGCTGCTACCGGCCCCTTTCGTCGAACCTACCCTCGAACAAATAGCCATTCCGATGCTGCTTGTCTTGCCGACCGCGGTGGTGCTGCTGGGGCTGCTATTGGCGGACATGCTCAACCGGGAGCAGATCGAACGGGCGATGCACCTGAACGAGGCCCGCCTGCGGGCGATTACCCAGGCGATTCCCGATGTCCTGCTGGTAATCGATGAAGACGGCCGCTACGTGGAAGTCATCGCGAACGACGCTGCCCTGCTTCACGACATCAAGGACAGGCTGGTCGGCAAAACGCTCGACGATGTACTACCGGCGGCGCAGGCCGAACGGTTCCACGAACTGATCCGCTCCACGCTCGCCACCCACAACCCGGGCCTGCTCGAGTATTCCATTCAGACCGTCGACGGCCTCAAGGTCTACGAGGTTCGGGCCCAGCGCCTGAATCTGGCCCAGTCCTTCAAGCCCGCGGTGGTCTGCCTGAGCCGGGATATCAGCGACCGCGCACATGCGGAACAGGAGCGCCGTATCGCCGCGATCGCCTTCGAGTCGC
This DNA window, taken from Stutzerimonas stutzeri, encodes the following:
- a CDS encoding MerR family transcriptional regulator → MTESARASTLHYSESFKQQELFPIREVSRLTGVNPVTLRAWERRYGLIQPTRTDSGHRLYSMADVEAVRRILAWTERGVAVSKVGSILSRSETSRTGRPLEQAQAMTSEWGEWQAQVQHAVSRFDETRLDQLYGQIFSTYPLPVVFQDILLPLWQQMLVCQSEFGQTSEWLFFDNYLRARALQRLQLGRAQTEDRVVLAAIPGHCRELELLVAGLLLSCDQVAVSVLAIGQPLDELALVCEKLQPRALVLYANAPPKMPLLRQVGKLALRLDCPLAMAGETAEDALRGSPIASLGSVSRLMQRRLLQFLDGKLDT
- a CDS encoding PAS domain-containing protein, with the translated sequence MINAKLLQLVVEASNDGIVVAEQEGDDNILIYANPAFQRLTGYEVDEILYQDCRFLQADDRNQPELAAIREAIREGRPCRHTIRNYRKDGTAFWNELSITPVFNEGDQLTYYIGIQKDVTATVEAKQRVRELEAEVAALRQQLATIGG